TGCAataagatagtggtccgagtcaatgttaggaccacggagcgtacgcacgtctagaacactggagacgtgtctttcgtctatcacaacatgatcgatctggttggtggcttttcgatccggagacagccagtcagcttgatgtattttcttgtgttggaatctagtactaaagATTATCATATAtcaggccccggcgaagtcgatcagcctcaacccatttggggatgtttcttcgtggaggctgaatttaccgaccgtagtgccaaagataccttctttgcccaccctgtcGTTAacgtcgccaagcacgattttgacattgtgtcgggggcagctctcataaatgcgctccaagcgctcagaGAAGGCATCTTTCtcaggctacccagaggatacttggtcaaagaccggaagtcgtgagctgcttgagtcatatgtaaaaaaatcgtttctggtccctcccaagtgaatggcgattagAGAATTTTCCTCTGTGTGAacctctacacatgactccatcctccaagacCCTGCATAATGGCCAATTATTAACCACTTTCAGCTCTCACCAGATATGTTGCTTTCATTAAATTAATCCAAGTAGGAGGCCtcctattaaatgcacctctcccatacgatgccaaactTCCGCTTTtactaaataaaagttcgcacttcgttttAACATtcttacggttcctgcacattcgaaatcaccaccaGCGTTGGTAGcacttcttcgagaacgcatatggctaaataatgcccgagaagcttgcagtagaaactgtatacattgttttcattacaagccgaagttgcaaaaccaaataatgggaaatttgccagtcgaaaggcttcgagcactacggccctttcttatatgtggcttagatttttgtggtccgatatatacgcggtcgaccacccgtaaaaacatatattgcagttttcgtgTGCTTTACTTCCAAAGCtgtacatttagaattagtaTCAGACCTGTCAactaattcattcatttttgccTTAAAAAGGATCATTGGTCGCCGAGGAATGCCCCAGAAGATGTTCAACGTAACCAgcttcgtcggcgccgatcgcaagcaGCGCGAGCTGAAAGAGGCGTTTCTGGCCGAGGCAACGGCAGTGAAAGGATTCGCCGCAAGGGGATtcagcttcacctttataccaccgaGGGCTcagcacttcggcggattatgggaagcagccgtgaagtccgccaaacaccaCATCGTTCGCGTAATCGGCAACGCGCTACTCACAGCAGAGAAGCTTACTACACTGTTGGCCGAAGTGAAGGCTATCCTCAACTCGCGCCCCTTAGTACCTCTGAGCCAagatcccaacgacggcgaggcgtTACGGATACGCTGGTGTATCTGTTAATAGGATGCTCCCTGCGAGCGTTACTCCAAGAGAAGGTGCCAGTGGACCCAGTTCGTTGTTGGAGAggtggcaacttgtttgctgtcttaAGTTCTGGCGACAGTAGTCTAAAGTACACCTGAAGGGCTttcaggagcgcaacaagtgGCTTCACCCCACACGCATTATGCAGCTTAACGACCTCGTTATCGTCCACGTCGTCACAACCGTCGAAGGGCACCAaccaaatataattatatttaccccTTTTGTAACACATACTTACactaccactagtttaagccatTAGTTTAAGATTTAGACTAAGCAATTCCcttaaaggaaataaagaaCTCTTTTGTAATTAATAACGTTGAACCGATCGGacgtgttttcattttttttttaaatatttcgtgACAAGCaattaaactttttgattttattcggGCATTCCCAAGTTGTATTTTCGCTTTTCAAGAACGCTTAAGATTTTTCAATATCGTCAatattccgactgtcaataatcttaagattttaggtgtaacttttgatagtctatgctccttcactcatacgaccgcgattatcatAAAGTACAGAgtcgcaacaaaatcctcaagtcgctatcCGGCTGCACATGAGGaaaggacaaagaaacgttCTGGATAACTTAAAAAGCAATTGACCGGCCGGTCCCTACCTACGctgcaccaatatggtcgcctgtaTGCAGTGAAACGCAAACGAGGAAGCTACAAACATGTCAAACCAATGAACTGCGTACTACGACGGGATGCTTCTTGATGTCTCCTATGAAGCACCTACAAGTAAGGcccgtatgctcccagttaaagagcataatgaacttctcTCCAGGTGGGTCCTGCTGGGATGCTTTcgcagacttcggacgcaacaaacttccggcaagcactgaccgccattcacagtgaacccatcaacaccttcaccgactcccttcagtgaatggcgtattCGCAGTCAAATAATCATCCATGACAGACGTAGAGCTCGCGTTGCCGCGATAAACCAGAGTGATCCTTGCGCAGCTTGCGTTTTGGATACTTTAGTAGGTTAAACTCGTACTGCCCCAGAATAGACCCTGGCATacccaatatatgtcctgcgtgcaagAGTCTCCGCATGACTCTGGCCGCATCTGCCCcaccaaccccactcatctgacACCGATCTACCTTTGCTCCAACAATGAAATAATGTACATAACCTTTGACAATCATTGACCCTTTTCTCTCTACGTAGTCTCTTCCTCTAATTGCAATTGAAAGATATATTTCTGAACATCGTGATTAGAAGTTTGACTTTACTCCATTTGTTGTCAAACCGCGTTGGTCAAGCTCCTTTTTGAGTTGTGATCGTTAAGCTTTACCACTTTAAACCAATTTTCTCCTAGAGGATTGGTTAAAAAAAAGTCCCAATTTAATGGCTATAcacttattataccctgaacagcgtatattaagtttgccacgaagtctgtagcacccagaaggaagcgtcggagatcgtataaagtgtttttttttttttttaagtaggaggaaacatcgaaagccggagtgcgggtctcccctataaagtgtatatataaatgatcagtatgttgagctgagtcgttgtctgtctgtccgtctgtctgtatatacacgaactagttcctcagtttttaagatatcgctttgaaattttgcaaacgtcattttctcttcaagaagctgctcatttgtcggaactgccgatatcggaccactataacatatagctaccatacaaattcAATGATCGGAGTCAAtttcttgtattgaaaacttccAGT
The sequence above is a segment of the Bactrocera dorsalis isolate Fly_Bdor chromosome 6, ASM2337382v1, whole genome shotgun sequence genome. Coding sequences within it:
- the LOC105222318 gene encoding uncharacterized protein LOC105222318, translated to MFNVTSFVGADRKQRELKEAFLAEATAVKGFAARGFSFTFIPPRAQHFGGLWEAAVKSAKHHIVRVIGNALLTAEKLTTLLAEVKAILNSRPLVPLSQDPNDGEALRIRWCIC